In Paludibaculum fermentans, the genomic stretch GTCGAAGGGCAGGACCTTCGCGAAGTAGGCCATTCCGATCTTGTCGCGCCGCTCGCGCAGGCACTGGGCGAGGTAGGCAGCCGCCTTCTGGTTGGAAAGTTGCCCCGTGCCGACGATAGCCGCAATGTCGTCGTCGCTGAACGCCATCACCTGCTTCGCCGCCCAGAACTCGTCGTCCGGCAAACGATTGGTAAACGAGGGATTGGGGTATTCAGGCACCCACTTCTCCGGATCGAACACCTTCGACTCAAACAAGCCCACCGACGGATGATCCGGATATTGCGCGAAGGCCCAATACGGTGGCTTCAAGCCCAAGGTGAAGAGTTGCGCCGCGCTGCCCTTCCAGGTAAAGAAATAATCGCCGGAGCGGGGACTGTTCGCCCGGTTCGTCGCACTGCCCAGCGCCGAGCCGAAGTCCAGCAGGTAGTGGCGGACGTAGGACACTCCGTCCTCCGTCACCACCGTGTCCAGGTTGTTAATGGCCCGGGAATCATCGTGATCCAGCCAGGCGCAAAAGACCTGCAGGCCGCGCAGCACGCGCAGGTGTTCGTGTGGCGCGATATCGTTCGGATCGTCCGTACGCGTGCCGTGATAGCGGGGCGGGCCGATGGGTTTACCCGCCACGCTGCGGCTGGCGGTGGCGCGGTAACGGCCCTCGCGGTCCACCGGAACCTTCCGCAGCAGCCTTGTCACGTCATCCTGCGTCATCGGCCGCTTCTTGCCAGTGGCGTCTTCCACCTGAACGTTCGGGCCCAGTTGCAGTTGATCCGCCCGGAAGCGCACGAGGTAGTTCTCCGGCACGTAGTAGCCGAGAGCGTAGAAGAACCGCGCGCCAATCGAATCCGCCGCCGTCGCCATCTCTGGATTGGACGGCGGATCAAACTTTACGTAATAGAATTGCTTCTCGGAATCGACGATGGCGAAGCCGGGCGTCACGCCCTCCGACTTGGCGGCCACAATCGTCCATTTCCCGCTCGCCGAGGGGGGATTCTCCGCTCCAGGGCCGCGTACCAGTTCCTCCCGGCTCATCCGGTGATAGTAGTGACGTTTCCGATACCAGCCCCCGTCCATCGGTTCGCCCAGCGTATTCACCCCGAGGGCGCGGATGGGGGTGCCGCCACGGGGTTGCCGCTCTCCGACGTCACCGAACTGGTTCGAAAACAAGTCATAGTAATCGCTCAGCTTACGGCTCAGCAGGTCGCCTACAGAGAGTGGCGGCGGTTCTTTGTCCAGCGGATCGTCCACATAGAACCGTTGGGCGGCCAGCGGCGCGGCCAGACACAGGAATAAGGTCAGTCGACGCATCGCTTTGTCTCCTCAGTACAGGGGCTGCCCGGCACTCGTGCCGAACCGCCGCGTCGCAAAAACATCATTGAACTTGAACCACACCTGGAAGCCCTCGTGGCTGAAACCCACATCCACACGCACCGCGGTCCGGTTGCGCGCGTTGAACCGCAATCCAAACCCGACCGAAGATTCCAGATCCCGGAAATTCAGCAGGCCCCGGCGCGGGAAGACTTTACCGGCGTCGGCAAAAACCGCCCCGTCGAGTCCGCTGAAGATCTCCCAGCGGTATTCCGCGTTCAGAACCATGGAGTTACGATCGTTGAACCGGAACGGGCGGTAGCCGCGCAAATCGTCAGACCCGCCCAGAAACGGCTGCATGTAGAACGGAATCTGCTCGTTGCGGTCTGTATCGCTCAACCGCGCTTTGGCTCGCAGCGCGATCACCCGGGTCTTGTTCAGGAACCCGATGTATTGCTGGAGATCCAGGTCCAGCCGCCGGAAGCTGTACAAGCCTATGCGGTTATCGTGATACCACGAGTACTGCATCACGTAGTTCCCGCCCTGCTTGGGGCCCGCGGGGTTATCGCGGTAATCCCACTGGGCAAACACGCCATTGCGCAGGTAGTTCGTCTGGAGGTCGATGCCCGGCGCCTGGGCCGGCGTGAACGCGGTTTCGGCGGAGGCGAACCGGCTGTCGCGGCCGCGGCCGACATTGGTCCACAGGTAGCCGCTGGTCCCGCCCAGCACCAGGCTCTTCCACGGCCGGCCGGCGAGGGTGCCGTCCACGCTGGTGTCTTCCAGCAGGTAGTTGGTCCGGAACTCCTTCGGGGTGTCCGGGCCCGTCCCATAATATTGAAGCGACGGGAGATAGCGATGGACGGCGAGGACATCGAAGTTCAGCCGGCCGCGGGCCAGTTCCGGCATGGCCATCGACGCTTCCAGCTTGTGGTAGTTGCGCGTCGATATCTGCGCCGAGGCCCTGACGTTCATCAAGCCGTTGGCCAGTCCGTTTCTGTAATACTCGGGCCCGATCGCAAACCCGCCGCCGGTGACCATGTTGCCGATCTTCGGCCGAAAACCATAGATGCCGGCCGCAAACCGCTCCATGTAGTGCTGCTCGCGGAAGTCGCGCAAACGCCGTTCCGCCGGCGACACTTCATCCGGTTTCAACCGGGCCGCCTTCTCGGCCCGTTGCTTTTCAATCTGCCCTGCCCGGGTCTGTTCCTGCCCGCTCGCACCTTCCGCCAACAGCGCCAGGGCCGCCAGGCTGGAGCAGATGGCGGCTCTCCAGCCTGGCCG encodes the following:
- a CDS encoding BamA/TamA family outer membrane protein, which gives rise to MRYQNRTVSAPRKRPQRPGWRAAICSSLAALALLAEGASGQEQTRAGQIEKQRAEKAARLKPDEVSPAERRLRDFREQHYMERFAAGIYGFRPKIGNMVTGGGFAIGPEYYRNGLANGLMNVRASAQISTRNYHKLEASMAMPELARGRLNFDVLAVHRYLPSLQYYGTGPDTPKEFRTNYLLEDTSVDGTLAGRPWKSLVLGGTSGYLWTNVGRGRDSRFASAETAFTPAQAPGIDLQTNYLRNGVFAQWDYRDNPAGPKQGGNYVMQYSWYHDNRIGLYSFRRLDLDLQQYIGFLNKTRVIALRAKARLSDTDRNEQIPFYMQPFLGGSDDLRGYRPFRFNDRNSMVLNAEYRWEIFSGLDGAVFADAGKVFPRRGLLNFRDLESSVGFGLRFNARNRTAVRVDVGFSHEGFQVWFKFNDVFATRRFGTSAGQPLY